From a single Bryobacter aggregatus MPL3 genomic region:
- a CDS encoding energy transducer TonB — protein MYIRLRNAAMLLTMNLVLTATLLAESLDVRTIVTAGELPLYPPTAIAARLEGTVVLAVRVVNGVVQQAEPTAHANALLASAARRNVLSWRFGPEVSGTVNVRFVYELEKQEVMQPENPEILLRLPESVRIVAKPVRALTVGK, from the coding sequence ATGTACATCCGACTGCGGAATGCCGCAATGCTGCTGACGATGAATCTGGTCTTGACGGCCACCCTTCTTGCGGAGAGCTTGGACGTTAGGACTATTGTGACAGCAGGCGAGTTGCCGCTGTATCCCCCGACTGCAATTGCGGCCCGGTTGGAAGGCACCGTAGTTCTCGCAGTTCGTGTTGTCAACGGTGTTGTTCAGCAGGCTGAGCCAACGGCCCACGCAAATGCGTTGCTGGCGTCGGCTGCTCGTCGAAACGTTCTCAGTTGGCGATTCGGCCCAGAGGTATCCGGGACAGTCAACGTCCGATTCGTGTACGAGCTTGAAAAGCAGGAAGTCATGCAACCTGAGAATCCAGAGATATTATTGCGTCTTCCAGAGTCAGTCAGAATCGTCGCTAAACCAGTAAGGGCGTTGACGGTTGGCAAGTGA
- a CDS encoding RHS repeat-associated core domain-containing protein, with protein sequence MTKKTGTAAATIFVYDVMGQLVAEYGGVQETGGTQYLHTDHLGSTRLITDGTNATRRFDYFPFGGELTGGDTTYRSASTLTASGVTPAQRFTGKERDGETGLDYFGARYMSAAQGRFTSPDPMIIMDQKFVDPQ encoded by the coding sequence GTGACGAAGAAGACGGGTACTGCTGCTGCGACGATCTTTGTTTACGATGTGATGGGGCAGTTGGTGGCGGAGTATGGCGGGGTGCAGGAGACTGGTGGGACGCAGTATTTGCATACCGACCATCTGGGGAGCACCCGGCTGATCACGGACGGGACGAATGCGACGCGACGATTTGATTACTTTCCGTTTGGAGGGGAGTTGACGGGTGGGGATACGACTTACCGGAGTGCTTCGACGCTGACGGCGAGTGGGGTTACGCCGGCGCAGCGATTTACCGGCAAAGAGAGAGATGGGGAGACTGGGCTGGATTACTTCGGGGCGCGTTATATGTCGGCGGCGCAGGGGCGGTTTACGAGTCCTGATCCGATGATAATCATGGATCAAAAATTCGTCGATCCGCAGTAG